Proteins from a genomic interval of Paenibacillus sp. FSL R5-0623:
- the hrpB gene encoding ATP-dependent helicase HrpB has protein sequence MHIELPIQEIIPELKQLFRDQDTGVLIAEPGAGKTTVVPLALLDEPWVEGRKIIMLEPRRLAARSAASRLAATLGEKAGQTVGYRVRMDTRVSQATRIEVVTEGVLTRMLQQDQGLEDTAMIIFDEFHERHLHGDLGLALALESRAMLRPDLKLLIMSATLDPVPVCALLGEGTRSIHCPGRTFPVETRYLPRPAAMPLEQFTAQTVTRALAEQEGDVLVFLPGAREIHRTERELSNGSLPGHVKVHSLYGSMPVEQQDEAIRPAPEGARKVVLSTSIAESSLTLAGVKIVVDAGLSRASAFSPRTGMSRLVTLPVSKASADQRRGRAGRIAPGVCYRLWSEEVHGGLPEAARPEITSADLAPLALELAVWGVQSPAELQWLDTPPDAAYGQAQALLRQLGGLDDAGRITPFGRRMNTLGVHPRLASMLLRAAELGLASYASMLAALLQEPAGIRSSGSAGAGTDLRPRVEALLTADSSGMPQAAAAVADGAAVRRMLQESRQLRSALGPAADPVRPDEDSCGLLLSFAYPDRIGQRREDGRYLLSSGRGVRLAATESLSRSAYLVAAEADDQGADARILLAAPLQEQTLLQAGQHLLHNEVQVAWDSNTRSVRAHKRLRIGALVMKESSIAQPPEDQVLEALLTGIRMEGLECLPWTKTSRQLADRLRFLHLYLPEWPDLIEDDLTEELAEHLTPYLTGMRSAADLKRLSMQDVLLGGLSWTQRQQLDDEAPTHIQVPSGSRIPVDYSRPEDPALAVRLQEMFGQQETPRIAGGRVPLTIHLLSPAQRPVQVTRDLANFWRETYFDVKKDLKGRYPKHYWPDNPLEAVATNRAKPRGK, from the coding sequence ATGCATATAGAGTTACCGATACAAGAGATTATTCCTGAGTTAAAACAGTTATTTCGGGATCAAGATACAGGTGTGTTAATCGCTGAGCCGGGGGCGGGTAAAACAACTGTTGTACCGCTGGCTTTGTTGGACGAGCCATGGGTTGAGGGACGGAAAATCATAATGCTGGAACCCCGAAGGCTGGCTGCACGTTCGGCTGCGTCTAGACTGGCGGCTACGCTAGGGGAAAAAGCGGGTCAGACCGTAGGATATCGTGTACGCATGGATACCCGGGTGAGTCAGGCGACTCGTATTGAAGTTGTGACGGAAGGGGTATTGACCCGGATGTTGCAGCAGGACCAGGGTCTTGAGGATACGGCGATGATTATATTTGATGAATTCCATGAGCGGCATCTACATGGGGATTTGGGTCTGGCTCTGGCCTTGGAATCGCGTGCGATGTTACGTCCGGATCTGAAACTGTTGATCATGTCGGCAACCCTTGATCCTGTTCCGGTTTGTGCATTGCTTGGAGAAGGCACAAGATCAATTCATTGTCCGGGCCGTACATTTCCTGTAGAAACACGTTACTTGCCTAGACCAGCAGCCATGCCATTGGAACAATTCACGGCTCAGACGGTGACCAGGGCATTAGCTGAACAGGAAGGGGACGTGCTTGTTTTCCTTCCAGGGGCTAGAGAGATACACCGTACAGAGCGGGAGTTATCAAATGGTTCTCTTCCTGGACATGTGAAAGTTCATTCCCTGTATGGCAGTATGCCGGTAGAACAACAGGATGAGGCCATACGGCCGGCCCCTGAGGGCGCGCGCAAAGTTGTGTTGTCCACCTCCATTGCGGAATCCAGCCTCACACTAGCTGGAGTCAAGATTGTGGTAGACGCAGGGCTGAGTCGTGCATCGGCATTCTCGCCGCGTACGGGTATGAGCCGACTTGTCACCCTGCCGGTGTCCAAGGCGTCAGCCGATCAACGGCGGGGGCGTGCAGGGCGAATTGCCCCGGGGGTATGTTACCGGCTATGGAGCGAAGAGGTTCACGGGGGACTGCCTGAGGCAGCACGCCCGGAGATCACCTCCGCGGATCTTGCGCCGCTGGCGCTGGAGCTTGCCGTCTGGGGTGTCCAGTCCCCAGCAGAGCTGCAATGGCTGGACACCCCGCCTGACGCCGCCTACGGCCAGGCACAGGCGCTGCTGCGCCAGCTGGGCGGCCTGGACGACGCAGGCCGCATCACGCCCTTCGGGCGGCGGATGAACACGCTTGGCGTGCATCCGCGACTGGCCAGCATGCTGCTCCGCGCGGCGGAGCTTGGGCTGGCCAGCTACGCCAGCATGCTGGCGGCACTGCTGCAGGAGCCTGCCGGCATTCGCAGCAGTGGCAGTGCAGGCGCGGGCACGGACCTCCGCCCGCGCGTAGAGGCGCTGCTGACCGCGGACAGCAGCGGCATGCCGCAAGCGGCAGCGGCTGTCGCAGACGGCGCGGCCGTGCGGCGCATGCTCCAGGAGAGCCGCCAGCTGCGCTCGGCGCTCGGCCCGGCGGCCGATCCGGTGCGGCCGGATGAGGACAGCTGCGGATTGCTGCTGTCCTTCGCCTATCCGGACCGGATCGGGCAACGCCGGGAGGACGGCCGCTATCTGCTGAGCAGCGGCCGCGGCGTACGGCTCGCAGCGACAGAATCGCTGAGCCGTTCAGCGTATCTGGTCGCAGCCGAGGCAGACGACCAGGGCGCAGATGCGCGCATCCTGCTGGCTGCGCCGTTGCAGGAGCAGACCTTGTTGCAGGCAGGTCAGCACTTGCTGCACAATGAAGTGCAAGTCGCCTGGGATTCCAATACCCGCAGCGTGCGCGCACATAAGAGACTTCGGATTGGAGCCCTTGTGATGAAAGAGAGCAGTATTGCACAGCCACCTGAAGATCAGGTGCTGGAAGCACTGTTAACCGGAATACGAATGGAAGGGCTGGAATGTCTGCCCTGGACAAAAACATCCAGGCAACTTGCGGACAGGCTGAGGTTCCTGCATCTCTATCTACCTGAGTGGCCTGACCTGATCGAAGATGATCTGACCGAAGAGCTGGCAGAACATCTTACCCCATATCTGACAGGCATGCGTTCGGCAGCAGACCTCAAGAGATTGTCGATGCAGGATGTATTACTTGGTGGCCTGAGTTGGACCCAACGACAACAACTGGACGATGAAGCTCCGACGCATATACAGGTGCCAAGTGGTTCGCGTATTCCTGTGGACTATAGTCGTCCAGAGGACCCGGCGCTTGCGGTAAGATTACAGGAGATGTTTGGACAACAGGAGACACCGCGTATAGCGGGTGGGCGAGTCCCGTTGACCATCCACTTGTTATCGCCAGCACAGCGACCTGTACAGGTCACACGAGACTTGGCGAATTTCTGGCGAGAGACGTACTTTGACGTCAAAAAAGACCTGAAAGGTCGTTATCCGAAGCACTACTGGCCGGATAATCCACTTGAGGCGGTCGCCACAAATCGGGCCAAACCACGGGGCAAGTAG
- a CDS encoding general stress protein has product MQKKIVGVFNTEREASQAIEGLKAQGFTSDEISVVTQDRDELKAIREETGTKAPEGVAAGAATGGVLGGVAGLLAGIGALAIPGIGPILAAGPIAAAFTGAAVGAGAGGLVGGLVGLGIPEEDAKQYEEYVQNGKILLLVDSTDRDSDVYDVFSGNSQLNRDRAEAAHRGDVPAERPDLDMEERRLEAQTKAARLGNNTFL; this is encoded by the coding sequence ATGCAGAAGAAAATCGTAGGTGTGTTTAATACAGAACGTGAAGCATCGCAGGCTATCGAGGGTCTGAAAGCACAAGGATTCACTTCAGACGAAATCTCCGTTGTTACACAGGATCGGGATGAACTGAAGGCAATTCGGGAAGAGACAGGTACCAAAGCCCCTGAAGGCGTGGCTGCTGGTGCAGCAACAGGTGGTGTACTTGGTGGCGTAGCCGGTTTGCTCGCAGGTATAGGTGCACTAGCCATACCCGGCATAGGACCGATTCTGGCCGCAGGCCCTATCGCAGCAGCATTCACCGGTGCAGCTGTGGGTGCAGGAGCTGGCGGATTGGTGGGTGGACTTGTGGGTCTTGGTATTCCGGAAGAGGACGCTAAACAGTATGAGGAGTATGTACAGAATGGTAAAATCCTGCTGCTCGTAGATTCTACGGATCGGGACTCCGATGTGTACGATGTGTTCAGTGGCAACAGCCAGCTTAACCGAGACAGAGCCGAAGCAGCTCATCGCGGAGATGTGCCAGCCGAACGTCCGGATCTGGATATGGAAGAACGCAGATTGGAAGCCCAAACCAAGGCAGCACGATTGGGTAACAATACATTCCTGTAA
- a CDS encoding DUF202 domain-containing protein: MIHISFTDKDVTTTDSKYVQQHLANERTFLAWVRTGIAMAGIGFLAAGFGFNSSAYDRLAHIAAIITGITSLIGGISIILYSAAAYHRKRTQINEQTFQASTGLIRFLTMMLLVIGLALAVLLYVLLFPA; this comes from the coding sequence TTGATACACATTTCTTTCACAGACAAAGACGTAACCACTACTGATTCCAAGTATGTCCAACAACATCTGGCTAACGAGCGAACTTTTCTGGCCTGGGTACGCACAGGTATTGCCATGGCGGGTATCGGCTTTCTTGCTGCCGGATTTGGTTTCAATTCGTCGGCGTATGATCGGCTTGCACATATTGCGGCGATTATTACCGGTATCACTTCTCTGATTGGCGGCATATCCATCATTTTATATTCGGCAGCGGCCTATCATCGGAAGCGTACACAAATCAATGAACAGACATTTCAGGCATCGACCGGATTAATCCGGTTTCTTACCATGATGTTACTGGTGATTGGACTCGCTTTGGCTGTACTGTTATATGTATTGTTATTCCCTGCTTGA
- a CDS encoding acyltransferase, with the protein MPRKERITEIESLRGIAFGAVVLQHSIAHYSVVPETRLEDGVLLAILLMLSKFAVPLFIFITGMVLFYNTGDKLHYGQFMRKRVNDVIVPYLIWSLIYFTLAPRGWTGFGWNDIPDLGLKLLTGKTTSHFWYIIMLIQFYLLFPLFLRAIRYVYNRYEAKGRLIALLISGVVYLVLADQLRNIAKFMERLNIPVLTDAFTTYADRNFLYFFIYFVLGAAAGLSVQHWNEWIHRLRWIYWTVFIVLGLRFTYLLMLEFQKPEGIKITFYTVSLIRPDMALFLIASIMVMYQLAGKLHNLRATRLLGWIGGVSYGGYLMHMLMLRYSYIPDELLYVAMGWNPVVRMIITWLLALALSCVLTWLISRVSWGKWIVGSVPKPARNK; encoded by the coding sequence ATGCCTCGCAAAGAACGAATTACAGAAATAGAGAGCTTAAGGGGAATTGCATTTGGAGCAGTGGTTCTCCAGCATTCTATCGCACATTACTCTGTGGTGCCGGAAACGAGACTGGAGGATGGCGTGTTACTGGCCATACTGCTGATGCTCTCCAAATTTGCCGTTCCTTTATTCATATTCATAACAGGTATGGTGCTGTTTTATAACACGGGAGACAAGCTGCATTATGGCCAGTTCATGAGAAAAAGAGTAAACGATGTCATCGTGCCTTATCTAATTTGGTCACTCATATACTTTACACTTGCACCGCGAGGCTGGACCGGATTTGGATGGAATGACATCCCTGACCTAGGCCTGAAGTTGCTTACGGGCAAAACGACTTCACACTTTTGGTACATCATTATGTTGATTCAGTTTTATCTGTTATTTCCGCTCTTCTTGCGAGCCATTCGTTATGTATATAACCGATATGAGGCCAAGGGACGCTTGATCGCATTATTGATTTCTGGTGTGGTGTATCTGGTGCTTGCGGACCAATTAAGAAACATCGCCAAATTCATGGAACGGCTGAATATACCGGTGCTGACAGATGCTTTTACAACGTATGCAGACCGCAATTTCCTCTATTTTTTTATTTATTTTGTCCTAGGTGCAGCCGCGGGGTTATCCGTCCAGCACTGGAATGAATGGATTCATCGATTGCGCTGGATATACTGGACAGTGTTTATTGTTCTGGGTCTGCGGTTTACTTATTTATTAATGCTGGAGTTTCAGAAGCCGGAAGGAATCAAAATTACATTCTATACAGTCAGCTTGATCCGCCCTGATATGGCACTCTTTCTGATCGCTTCCATTATGGTCATGTACCAGCTGGCCGGGAAACTGCATAACCTCAGGGCTACACGATTGCTGGGATGGATTGGTGGTGTATCGTATGGCGGTTATCTGATGCATATGTTGATGCTGCGGTATAGCTACATTCCGGATGAGTTGTTGTACGTTGCTATGGGCTGGAACCCTGTCGTCCGAATGATCATCACCTGGTTGTTGGCTCTTGCATTATCCTGTGTACTGACATGGCTTATCTCGCGTGTAAGCTGGGGCAAATGGATTGTGGGGTCTGTACCCAAGCCTGCCCGAAATAAATGA
- a CDS encoding helix-turn-helix transcriptional regulator, giving the protein MAFMIAQRAFIKLYLITMVEQHRGYGYEMLEAMKQEFKDYGYVPPQSEVYRALHELVQQGVFYRTKKLKGNDPKVDFQEIVLYHFTDDGAEKAELYKKQVKTDLDRCLGMLHKADEDNYGTKGR; this is encoded by the coding sequence GTGGCTTTTATGATTGCACAGCGGGCATTTATCAAGCTGTATCTGATTACGATGGTTGAACAGCATAGAGGGTATGGTTATGAGATGCTGGAGGCGATGAAGCAGGAATTCAAAGACTACGGTTATGTACCACCCCAGAGCGAGGTCTATCGGGCACTGCATGAATTGGTACAGCAAGGTGTTTTTTATCGGACGAAGAAGCTGAAGGGTAATGATCCAAAAGTCGATTTTCAGGAAATCGTTTTATATCATTTTACGGATGATGGTGCGGAAAAAGCTGAGTTATACAAAAAACAGGTCAAAACGGATCTGGATCGTTGTCTCGGCATGTTACACAAGGCAGATGAGGACAATTACGGTACGAAAGGAAGATGA
- a CDS encoding Gfo/Idh/MocA family oxidoreductase has translation MNRQLQWGVLGTSTIAKNAVIPAIQQSERGEVLAIASRSKEKAETLAEELGIARSYGSYEELIADPDIEAVYIPLPNHMHKEWTIKAAQAGKHVLCEKPAALNADESAEMIEACEQHGVLFAEAIMYRYHPKHRRVQEIIASGEIGTVRAIHGNFTCNTADDKENVRFKREMGGGSLFDLGVYPISAARMYLGQEPEAVTVHALFSDEHDGVDMMASGLVEFPNSVALTFDCGMWASGRAEMEILGTEGRIELPKVFGWENSDIPPQIIVHTDSVSREERVSVSNSYVLQVETFATAVLEGEALPFSPENTIQNMRVIDACLESARTRQRVQLID, from the coding sequence ATGAACAGACAGTTACAGTGGGGTGTACTCGGTACGTCAACCATTGCCAAAAATGCAGTCATTCCGGCGATCCAGCAGTCTGAACGTGGTGAGGTGTTGGCGATTGCCAGCCGCAGCAAGGAAAAGGCGGAAACCCTTGCCGAAGAACTGGGCATTGCCAGATCGTATGGCAGTTATGAAGAGCTCATCGCTGATCCGGACATTGAAGCCGTCTATATTCCTTTGCCTAACCATATGCACAAAGAATGGACCATCAAAGCGGCACAGGCTGGCAAACACGTGTTGTGTGAGAAACCTGCTGCCCTGAATGCAGATGAATCGGCAGAAATGATTGAGGCATGTGAGCAGCATGGTGTTCTTTTTGCAGAAGCAATTATGTATCGATATCATCCCAAGCACAGACGTGTGCAAGAGATTATAGCCAGTGGGGAGATTGGCACCGTCAGAGCCATCCATGGTAACTTTACCTGTAATACCGCTGATGACAAGGAAAATGTAAGGTTCAAAAGAGAGATGGGCGGAGGATCATTATTCGATCTTGGCGTGTATCCGATCTCGGCAGCCCGGATGTATCTGGGACAGGAACCGGAAGCGGTGACAGTACACGCTTTATTCTCGGACGAGCATGATGGAGTGGATATGATGGCGTCGGGATTGGTAGAATTTCCGAATTCGGTAGCTTTAACTTTTGACTGCGGCATGTGGGCTTCAGGACGAGCGGAGATGGAGATTCTAGGGACGGAAGGGCGGATTGAACTGCCAAAAGTATTTGGCTGGGAGAATAGTGATATTCCACCTCAGATTATTGTACACACCGATTCGGTCAGCCGTGAGGAGCGTGTATCGGTGTCGAATTCCTATGTGCTTCAGGTAGAGACATTTGCAACGGCTGTGCTTGAAGGAGAGGCCTTACCTTTCAGTCCGGAAAATACCATTCAAAACATGCGCGTTATTGATGCATGCCTGGAATCGGCTCGAACTCGTCAACGTGTGCAATTGATCGATTAG
- a CDS encoding ribonuclease, protein MKKLISTALLALLLTFVFLTGSQFTPVAQQKASAATCTIINTFTGVANYLSANGTLPCNFITKSQATGLGWVASKGNLAVVAPGKSIGGDVFGNREGLLPSASGRTWREADINYTSGFRNSDRIVYSNDGLIYKTTDHYASFTRLK, encoded by the coding sequence ATGAAAAAGTTGATATCCACCGCATTACTGGCATTGTTGTTAACGTTTGTTTTCCTCACAGGTTCACAGTTCACTCCAGTCGCACAGCAGAAGGCATCTGCTGCAACATGTACCATCATCAATACGTTTACGGGTGTAGCTAACTATTTGAGTGCAAACGGAACGTTGCCATGTAACTTTATTACCAAATCACAGGCAACAGGACTTGGCTGGGTAGCGTCCAAAGGAAACTTGGCTGTAGTGGCCCCTGGGAAAAGCATCGGCGGAGACGTATTTGGCAATCGCGAGGGGCTTCTGCCTTCAGCAAGTGGACGTACATGGCGCGAAGCGGATATTAATTATACTTCGGGCTTCCGTAATTCGGATCGGATTGTGTACTCCAATGATGGACTCATCTACAAAACGACAGATCACTATGCATCATTTACACGTTTGAAATAG
- a CDS encoding barstar family protein, producing MNTVILDGEDFASSAELHQQLKDKLKLPDFYGGNLDALWDCLTGTIELPLELKWTNYQISEERLGNEAGRVRDLMLEVQAEQAGFQLRVEK from the coding sequence ATGAATACCGTGATTCTGGATGGAGAAGACTTTGCGAGTAGCGCTGAACTTCATCAACAATTAAAGGATAAGCTGAAGCTACCGGATTTTTATGGCGGTAATCTCGACGCTCTGTGGGATTGCCTGACGGGTACGATTGAACTTCCACTAGAGCTAAAATGGACCAACTACCAAATCAGCGAAGAACGACTAGGGAATGAAGCAGGCCGGGTTCGTGATTTGATGTTGGAGGTACAGGCTGAACAGGCTGGATTTCAATTGCGTGTTGAGAAGTAG
- a CDS encoding MFS transporter yields the protein MSDNTAVGKQGMGELIRIRPYMQFMLSKVVSRFGDSIDSIAYSWMVYILTGSKVLMGTLLAVNFLPNILLGLFAGALVDRMSPKRVIVITNTGRGLFVGITALLFGLGQLEVWHLFVITILNSLLECFTTPAEVSSVPRLLPPSMLLSGNAMSSSATRVAELAGLAVAGALIATIGIAWTILIDAGLFALSALIMSRVGYPEVLTSANNEDKTSIEMNSLPSDKSSIFSEMAEAFHFLRKHALLLIVSILFAFVNFCLMPFNVLRTPYVIETLHAGAGGLSLLSGLMVGGMLLSGVWLTQRGANYRKSVLVISGIVMLGLSYAMTALPAYMTSFQLPVAAAFCLLMGMGIPLATTPLATYLMEVTPSEMLGRVYALQGMLVLSVSPLGSLASGALADWMTMPVLFIVSGIMLAMSAGMLLFSKSFRSVL from the coding sequence ATGAGCGATAACACAGCAGTTGGCAAGCAAGGTATGGGTGAGTTAATACGAATCAGACCGTACATGCAATTTATGCTTAGTAAAGTTGTATCCAGATTTGGTGATTCCATTGACTCGATTGCTTACAGTTGGATGGTGTACATTCTAACCGGTTCGAAAGTGTTGATGGGTACGTTGCTGGCGGTGAATTTTTTGCCCAATATCCTTCTGGGACTGTTCGCCGGGGCTTTGGTTGATCGCATGTCTCCCAAAAGAGTGATTGTGATTACCAATACTGGTCGCGGGTTGTTTGTGGGGATTACAGCTCTACTGTTTGGATTGGGCCAACTTGAAGTCTGGCATCTGTTTGTCATTACAATTCTGAATTCTCTGCTGGAATGTTTCACTACTCCTGCGGAAGTGTCCAGTGTCCCCAGATTGCTTCCCCCATCGATGCTGCTTTCGGGTAATGCCATGTCCTCTTCCGCAACCAGAGTGGCCGAACTCGCAGGACTTGCAGTGGCGGGTGCCCTTATTGCTACAATAGGGATTGCCTGGACGATCTTGATTGATGCGGGGTTGTTTGCGCTAAGTGCTTTGATTATGAGCCGAGTAGGCTACCCTGAAGTCTTAACATCTGCTAACAATGAAGATAAAACATCAATTGAAATGAATTCTCTTCCATCCGACAAAAGTAGTATATTTTCCGAAATGGCGGAAGCTTTTCATTTTCTCCGTAAACATGCCTTATTGTTAATTGTCTCCATCCTGTTTGCCTTCGTTAATTTCTGCCTGATGCCGTTTAATGTTCTTCGTACACCCTATGTCATTGAAACACTGCATGCTGGCGCTGGGGGATTAAGTCTGCTTAGTGGGCTGATGGTGGGAGGTATGTTGCTCAGTGGTGTATGGTTGACACAAAGGGGAGCGAATTATCGTAAAAGTGTGCTGGTCATCAGCGGTATTGTCATGTTGGGTCTCAGTTATGCGATGACGGCACTACCCGCTTATATGACTTCCTTCCAACTGCCGGTTGCAGCGGCCTTTTGTCTACTGATGGGTATGGGGATTCCGCTGGCTACAACACCGCTGGCCACCTATCTTATGGAAGTTACCCCTTCGGAGATGCTGGGCAGAGTGTATGCCCTTCAGGGTATGCTCGTCTTGAGTGTTTCACCCCTTGGGAGTCTGGCTTCGGGAGCACTTGCAGATTGGATGACCATGCCGGTTCTGTTTATCGTTTCTGGTATTATGCTTGCCATGTCCGCAGGTATGCTGTTATTTAGCAAAAGTTTTCGAAGTGTTCTGTGA
- a CDS encoding helix-turn-helix domain-containing protein, which produces MEHKVLSTIEEIKIYSDPYRIQIMNMFNKQGRPSTVKEIADQMGEVPAKVHYHVKKLEKIGLLTIVSTREINGIIAKYYEPYTGEIHLRHEDEDKENSPLKQVFRSETLKLLNEMFEQSRQRFMHQAENEDRMFLSDITLYATREEVEQLYKNIIKLCEPYTTKENRQGEHEVFQLFSALSKPIVKIPASKTNAKEKKKATSDKGKSTTKTSRSVSKRQESASSGSESEE; this is translated from the coding sequence ATGGAGCACAAGGTTCTTTCAACAATTGAAGAAATTAAAATCTACTCCGATCCGTATCGGATACAGATTATGAATATGTTTAACAAGCAGGGCAGACCATCCACTGTCAAAGAGATCGCCGACCAGATGGGTGAGGTGCCAGCCAAAGTGCACTATCATGTGAAAAAGCTGGAGAAAATTGGTCTGCTGACCATCGTTTCCACACGTGAGATTAATGGGATTATCGCAAAATACTACGAACCATACACCGGAGAGATCCATCTCCGTCACGAAGATGAAGATAAGGAAAACTCTCCATTGAAACAGGTGTTTCGGTCCGAGACGCTCAAATTATTAAATGAAATGTTCGAACAGAGTCGTCAGCGATTCATGCATCAGGCGGAAAACGAAGATCGGATGTTTCTCTCGGACATCACGCTGTATGCAACCCGTGAGGAAGTAGAGCAGCTGTATAAAAATATCATAAAACTCTGTGAACCCTATACAACAAAAGAGAATCGACAAGGGGAACATGAGGTCTTTCAGTTATTTTCAGCGCTCTCTAAACCTATAGTGAAAATACCTGCTTCTAAGACAAATGCAAAAGAGAAAAAGAAAGCTACGTCTGATAAGGGCAAATCAACTACGAAAACGTCTCGATCCGTGTCTAAGCGGCAGGAATCTGCATCATCTGGTAGTGAGTCGGAAGAATAA
- a CDS encoding TraR/DksA C4-type zinc finger protein, with protein sequence MSTLTKDQHQILKNALLEQRENLQRHFESSMEDGAPVESLKDSTGELSSYDNHPADAGTETFERSRDLAIDDTLTDEFNQVNDALERMEQGTYGTCVTCGEDIPFERLEAIPYTAYCIDDTPNREISNDRPVEEEVMTMPPSGAGEGRQQRAGKFDNADAWEAVEEYGTSNSPATAAKRDVKGYDENM encoded by the coding sequence ATGAGTACATTAACTAAAGATCAACATCAAATACTGAAAAACGCCCTTTTGGAGCAACGTGAAAACTTACAGCGTCATTTTGAATCCAGCATGGAAGACGGTGCTCCAGTCGAGTCGCTGAAAGATTCAACCGGTGAGCTGTCCTCCTATGATAATCATCCGGCAGATGCCGGTACGGAAACATTTGAACGTAGCCGTGATCTGGCGATTGACGATACATTAACAGACGAATTCAATCAAGTGAACGACGCATTGGAACGTATGGAGCAAGGTACATATGGAACCTGTGTAACGTGCGGCGAAGATATTCCCTTCGAACGACTTGAGGCTATCCCCTATACCGCTTACTGTATTGACGACACACCTAATCGGGAAATCAGCAACGATCGGCCCGTTGAAGAAGAAGTGATGACCATGCCTCCAAGTGGTGCTGGAGAAGGAAGACAGCAGCGAGCGGGCAAGTTCGACAACGCAGATGCCTGGGAAGCAGTTGAAGAATATGGCACATCCAACTCCCCCGCAACCGCAGCCAAACGTGATGTGAAGGGCTACGATGAGAACATGTAA
- a CDS encoding DivIVA domain-containing protein: MDEHMKRRLDKQRQLFKQLGVQLDALSIHEKQFNYKLRGYDPDEVDAYLDLVIKDYERFYANIADLMDKWQEQQLTIRDLKSSAKPVEDPTKIDRKQLDDIVKQLEYSVRQLKIRARPEKDLFSE; the protein is encoded by the coding sequence ATGGATGAACATATGAAACGAAGATTGGATAAACAAAGACAATTGTTCAAACAATTGGGTGTGCAGCTAGATGCGTTATCGATACATGAAAAACAATTTAATTATAAACTTCGTGGTTATGATCCGGATGAGGTAGATGCTTATCTTGACCTGGTCATCAAAGATTACGAACGTTTCTATGCCAATATTGCAGATCTAATGGACAAATGGCAAGAACAGCAGTTAACGATCCGCGATCTCAAGTCGTCCGCGAAACCGGTGGAAGATCCAACCAAGATTGATCGCAAACAGCTGGATGATATTGTGAAACAACTGGAATACAGTGTGCGACAGCTCAAGATCAGAGCACGTCCCGAAAAGGATCTGTTCTCTGAATAA
- a CDS encoding Rrf2 family transcriptional regulator, which translates to MSTHFSVSVHCLLLLSLSAPERITSAHIAGSVNTNPVVVRRILGGLKKAGLVNSSPGTRGFYLAKPYNEITLAMIYQAAKDEGPLFPIHGNCNPDCEVGLHIDGLLTNLYQVAEAKVEQFFASITLEDMERSCTQMQAVPSQTE; encoded by the coding sequence ATGAGTACTCATTTTTCGGTCAGTGTGCATTGTTTGTTGTTATTGTCACTCAGCGCGCCTGAACGAATCACGTCTGCACATATTGCAGGTAGCGTGAATACCAACCCTGTCGTCGTCAGACGTATTCTGGGCGGGCTGAAAAAGGCAGGATTGGTGAACTCCTCTCCTGGAACAAGAGGCTTCTACTTAGCGAAGCCATATAATGAAATCACATTAGCCATGATCTATCAGGCTGCCAAGGACGAAGGTCCATTGTTCCCGATTCACGGCAATTGTAACCCGGATTGTGAGGTAGGCTTGCATATAGACGGCTTGCTGACCAATCTGTATCAGGTTGCTGAGGCGAAGGTGGAGCAGTTCTTTGCATCCATTACACTCGAAGATATGGAACGTTCCTGTACTCAGATGCAAGCTGTTCCATCACAGACAGAGTAG